The following proteins come from a genomic window of Halomarina ordinaria:
- a CDS encoding DUF7130 family rubredoxin-like protein has product MSGYGEKPTDTEEREAESLAVGQTLYTDDGIAVGHVRSFEEGGVFVTTREGATGLSVEHARSGHEFGSAELVWRCTTCGEMGEIRGGLPEECPNCGAEKEELMYWRED; this is encoded by the coding sequence ATGAGTGGATACGGTGAGAAGCCGACCGACACGGAGGAGCGCGAGGCCGAATCGCTCGCGGTCGGCCAGACGCTCTACACCGACGACGGAATCGCCGTCGGTCACGTCCGGAGTTTCGAGGAGGGGGGCGTCTTCGTGACCACCCGCGAGGGAGCGACGGGGCTCTCCGTCGAACACGCCCGGTCGGGCCACGAGTTCGGCAGCGCGGAACTGGTCTGGCGGTGTACGACCTGCGGGGAGATGGGCGAGATACGGGGCGGCCTCCCGGAGGAGTGTCCGAACTGCGGCGCCGAAAAGGAGGAACTCATGTACTGGCGCGAGGACTGA
- a CDS encoding CAP domain-containing protein, producing MVNKVLLGVLGGIVLLSVAVGGFLGWQLSADTPVEGAEEADDVEEVTPADDGETNASDDGDRNETAASFNASEVDTVAIEDGIVAAVNAGRAESDRDPLSEYDALTEMARFHSAGMADQGYPSHAAAGYDTVERYEEFDLYDQCRVPDDTRSGVREGRELETITRVTLNTTEAPDEREVAKTVATQWAADEEARTKLTYRYASRLGVGVEVTDSGYVYATLDLC from the coding sequence ATGGTGAACAAGGTACTGCTCGGCGTCCTCGGCGGCATCGTCCTCCTGTCGGTGGCCGTCGGCGGCTTTCTGGGCTGGCAACTCTCGGCCGACACTCCTGTGGAAGGGGCCGAGGAGGCGGACGACGTGGAGGAGGTGACCCCGGCCGACGACGGGGAGACGAACGCGAGCGACGACGGAGACCGGAACGAGACGGCCGCGTCGTTCAACGCGAGCGAGGTGGACACGGTCGCGATAGAGGACGGAATCGTCGCCGCGGTGAACGCGGGCCGGGCGGAGTCGGACCGGGACCCCCTCTCGGAGTACGACGCGCTCACAGAGATGGCCCGGTTCCACAGCGCGGGGATGGCCGACCAGGGGTACCCCTCGCACGCCGCCGCGGGCTACGACACCGTCGAGCGCTACGAGGAGTTCGACCTCTACGACCAGTGTCGCGTCCCCGACGACACCCGCTCGGGCGTCAGGGAGGGCCGCGAGCTGGAGACGATTACGCGCGTGACGCTGAACACGACCGAGGCCCCCGACGAACGGGAGGTCGCGAAGACCGTCGCCACGCAGTGGGCCGCGGACGAGGAGGCACGCACCAAACTCACGTACCGCTACGCGAGCCGTCTCGGCGTCGGCGTCGAGGTCACCGACTCGGGGTACGTCTACGCGACGCTCGACCTCTGCTGA
- a CDS encoding UPF0058 family protein, translating into MRKRELVHYHALLDRVSRYMRRREDLPADALEAYEELGVSPAAVYRSKRDHEVAVTTLTERLADAARQADAVEEHDDQQASAHGD; encoded by the coding sequence ATGCGCAAACGGGAACTCGTCCACTACCACGCGTTGCTCGACCGCGTCTCGCGGTACATGCGGAGGCGCGAGGACCTCCCGGCGGACGCACTCGAGGCGTACGAGGAACTCGGCGTGTCGCCGGCCGCGGTCTACCGCTCGAAGCGAGACCACGAGGTGGCGGTCACCACGCTGACCGAACGCCTCGCCGACGCCGCGAGGCAGGCCGACGCCGTCGAGGAGCACGACGACCAGCAGGCCAGCGCACACGGCGACTGA
- a CDS encoding acetamidase/formamidase family protein, which produces MASHELTEADQGEYHYTVGPYPDPVLHIESGDTVTVETHDAFEGAIETEDDAPSEVLGDYLNPQNGPIYVEGATPGDALAVTIEDIVPRGDQPRGTTCMIAEFGGLTGTDRTALLNDPLPEVVKKLDVTTDGVRWDDERVIPYEPFVGTISTAPELNSVDALTPDDHGGNMDLPDVCPGNTVYLPVNTEGAYLYLGDCHANQGDGELCGVAIEHPTETTITVDVVEDWDLSWPRVESDEFVMSVGSARPMEDAARIAYRDLVDWLVEDYGFETWDAYLFLTQVGSVRLGNMVDPNYTIGASVSKEYL; this is translated from the coding sequence ATGGCGAGTCACGAGTTGACGGAGGCCGACCAGGGCGAGTACCACTACACCGTCGGGCCGTACCCCGACCCCGTCCTCCACATCGAGTCGGGCGACACGGTGACCGTCGAGACGCACGACGCGTTCGAGGGGGCCATCGAGACGGAGGACGACGCCCCGAGCGAGGTGCTCGGCGACTATCTCAACCCGCAGAACGGACCGATATACGTCGAGGGGGCGACGCCGGGCGACGCGCTCGCGGTCACCATCGAGGACATCGTCCCGCGGGGTGACCAGCCCCGGGGCACGACGTGCATGATAGCCGAGTTCGGGGGTCTGACCGGGACGGACCGGACGGCGCTGTTGAACGACCCGCTCCCCGAGGTCGTGAAGAAACTCGACGTGACGACGGACGGCGTCAGGTGGGACGACGAGCGGGTGATACCCTACGAGCCGTTCGTCGGGACCATCAGCACGGCGCCGGAACTGAACTCCGTCGACGCGCTGACGCCCGACGACCACGGAGGGAACATGGACCTGCCGGACGTCTGTCCGGGGAACACGGTGTACCTCCCGGTGAACACGGAGGGGGCGTACCTCTACCTGGGCGACTGCCACGCGAACCAGGGCGACGGCGAACTCTGTGGCGTCGCCATCGAGCACCCGACGGAGACGACCATCACCGTCGACGTCGTCGAGGACTGGGACCTGTCGTGGCCGCGCGTCGAGAGCGACGAGTTCGTCATGAGCGTCGGGAGCGCCCGCCCGATGGAGGACGCCGCCCGCATCGCCTACCGCGACCTCGTCGACTGGCTCGTCGAGGACTACGGTTTCGAGACGTGGGACGCCTACCTCTTCCTCACACAGGTCGGGAGCGTCCGTCTGGGGAACATGGTCGACCCGAACTACACCATCGGGGCGAGCGTCTCGAAGGAGTACCTGTAA
- a CDS encoding thiolase family protein, protein MRDAVIVDAVRTPFGKRGGEFRDTHPQDLAAAPLSALEARLGFSPDTVEDVVYGCVTPVDEQGLNVARLAPMVAGWGDGVPGVQLNRMCGSGQQAVNVAAATVVAGQHDVLVAGGVEHMTRVPMGSDGSSVTDTYFEHFEELTTQGEGAERIAEAYDLTREAVDAYAVESQRRYGEAREAGHYDDQLVPVETTLDGEDVVVREDGHPRPGTDEETLGSLPLAFREEGEGVLHAGNSSGIVDGASALVVASEEAATAHGWEPKARVVETAVVGVDPVTMLTGPIPATEEVLARADMTVDDVDRFEVNEAFASVVLAWLAETGADHARTNVGGGAIAHGHPLGATGAALVTKLVHDLERTGERVGLCTMCIGFGQGIATIVERV, encoded by the coding sequence ATGAGAGATGCCGTCATCGTCGACGCGGTACGGACGCCCTTCGGAAAGCGCGGCGGCGAGTTCCGCGACACCCACCCGCAGGACCTCGCGGCCGCCCCCCTGTCGGCGCTCGAAGCGCGCCTCGGGTTCTCCCCGGACACCGTCGAGGACGTCGTCTACGGCTGTGTGACGCCGGTGGACGAGCAGGGCTTGAACGTCGCGCGCCTCGCGCCGATGGTCGCGGGCTGGGGCGACGGCGTGCCGGGCGTCCAGCTCAACCGGATGTGCGGGTCGGGCCAGCAGGCGGTCAACGTCGCCGCCGCGACCGTCGTGGCCGGCCAGCACGACGTGCTCGTCGCCGGCGGCGTCGAGCACATGACCCGCGTGCCGATGGGTAGCGACGGGTCGAGCGTCACGGACACCTACTTCGAGCACTTCGAGGAGCTGACGACGCAGGGCGAGGGCGCCGAGCGCATCGCCGAGGCGTACGACCTGACCCGCGAGGCGGTCGACGCCTACGCCGTCGAGAGCCAGCGTCGGTACGGCGAGGCGCGCGAGGCGGGCCACTACGACGACCAGCTCGTCCCCGTCGAGACGACGCTCGACGGCGAGGACGTCGTCGTGCGCGAGGACGGCCACCCCCGCCCCGGGACCGACGAGGAGACGCTCGGTTCGCTGCCGCTCGCGTTCCGCGAGGAGGGCGAGGGCGTCCTCCACGCGGGGAACTCCTCGGGTATCGTCGACGGGGCGAGCGCGCTCGTCGTCGCCAGCGAGGAGGCCGCGACGGCCCACGGCTGGGAGCCGAAAGCCCGCGTCGTCGAGACGGCCGTCGTCGGCGTCGACCCCGTGACGATGCTCACCGGTCCCATCCCCGCGACCGAGGAGGTGCTGGCGCGCGCGGACATGACCGTCGACGACGTCGACCGGTTCGAGGTGAACGAGGCGTTCGCCTCCGTCGTCCTCGCCTGGCTGGCGGAGACGGGTGCGGACCACGCGCGGACCAACGTCGGCGGCGGCGCCATCGCCCACGGACACCCCCTGGGTGCGACCGGGGCCGCCCTCGTGACGAAACTCGTCCACGACCTCGAACGAACCGGCGAGAGGGTCGGCCTCTGTACGATGTGCATCGGGTTCGGTCAGGGTATCGCGACCATCGTCGAACGAGTGTAG